One Bufo gargarizans isolate SCDJY-AF-19 chromosome 3, ASM1485885v1, whole genome shotgun sequence DNA segment encodes these proteins:
- the LOC122932036 gene encoding uncharacterized protein LOC122932036: MVVASSLITKSLSISTLRSYRRAWVVFLDFQLLYPRGDTGQVKYMVAFVSYCHSVLALSYNTIRLYLAGVQHFLALQEPDRPSIFSAHPIKAILRGIQKSQVTVKSVRQPISGDTFRSLSEVLTLSPFGVLPSLVIKAAMYLAFYGFLRPGEVTQARQGAVALHKGDLVRMGSNFHLQLPHNKTRQVGPGHVVKFFQTTNAWCPVTVLDNLLLALSLHSPTDPLLPFPVGPLTSSQFIKHIRILLTSVGLNPAQFSGHSFRIGAASAASKHGVPAHIIKHLGRWRSGCFVRYIPEPQAELVQAFSKLAE, from the coding sequence ATGGTGGTCGCCAGTTCACTCATTACAAAGTCTTTGTCGATCAGTACATTGAGGTCATACCGCCGAGCGTGGGTGGTTTTCTTAGACTTCCAGTTGCTATATCCTAggggtgacactggtcaggtcaaGTATATGGTGGCTTTCGTGTCTTATTGTCACTCGGTATTGGCTTTATCCTACAACACCATTAGGCTATATTTGGCTGGGGTGCAGCATTTTTTGGCACTTCAAGAGCCAGACAGACCCTCTATATTTTCTGCTCACCCGATCAAGGCCATCCTCAGAGGCATTCAGAAAAGCCAGGTCACGGTCAAGTCGGTCCGTCAACCGATTTCGGGGGACACGTTTCGTAGCCTGTCGGAAGTCCTCACACTGTCACCATTCGGAGTCCTTCCCAGCCTGGTGATCAAGGCAGCTATGTACTTGGCGTTTTACGGGTTTTTAAGACCAGGTGAAGTGACACAGGCCAGACAAGGGGCGGTGGCTCTCCACAAGGGAGACTTAGTAAGGATGGGCAGTAATTTTCATTTGCAGTTGCCTCACAACAAAACAAGGCAGGTAGGTCCCGGCCATGTAGTTAAGTTCTTTCAGACCACAAACGCATGGTGTCCAGTGACAGTCTTGGACAACCTCTTGCTGGCCCTTAGTCTTCACAGCCCCACCGACCCATTACTTCCATTTCCGGTTGGTCCACTGACGTCCAGCCAGTTCATCAAACATATTCGCATCCTGTTGACCAGTGTAGGTTTGAATCCGGCTCAATTCTCGGGGCATTCTTTCCGCATCGGTGCGGCATCCGCAGCGTCCAAGCATGGAGTTCCTGCGCATATCATCAAACACTTGGGGCGCTGGCGCTCGGGGTGCTTTGTGCGGTATATCCCGGAGCCACAAGCAGAGCTGGTCCAAGCATTCAGTAAGTTGGCAGAGTAG